Proteins encoded together in one Osmerus eperlanus chromosome 20, fOsmEpe2.1, whole genome shotgun sequence window:
- the trim71 gene encoding E3 ubiquitin-protein ligase TRIM71: MASFPDSDLQTCPLCKELCGSNAPISSNSSTSSSSSHTSSSSSITSRRLLVLPCLHAFCRQCLEGQRSPGDPLKLRCPTCNQKVSISEAGMDSLPSSNFLFSNLLDVVVSSEEQLHNKNGHHRGVIGSGVPGFHHSHGSLLRPHCLGNPQCSSCDEENPASSHCLDCQEYLCDNCVRAHQRVRLTKDHFIELLGDGLHLGPPTNASPNQGVSLAQSLQSNFALLSLFQDRMSFCQHHDNEVFLFFCETCSVPICRECSVGRHIGHSFVYLQDAVQDSRTITIQLLADAQQGRQAVQLSMEKAQAMAEQVEIKAKVVQTEVKAIVLRHKKALEERECELLWKVEKIRQLKAKSLYLQVEKLHQNLTKLDSTIAAVGQVLDEGRQLDVLLARERMLTQIQELKSLRGLLQPQEDDRFMFTPPDQALYIAIQSMGLISSGAFAPVTKAHGEGLKSALRSKPASFTVNGYDHDGEPRLSGGDAVSAVVMATSGGTLSAAEVTDHQNGSYTISYLPKSEGEHLVSVLVCNQHIQGSPFKVMVKSGRSYGALGAMVSAFGGEGEGDGQLCRPWGISVDKEGYVVVADRSNNRIQIFKPCGAYHHKFGSLGSRPGQFDRPAGVACDSQRRIIVADKDNHRVQVFTFEGQYLLKFGEKGTKNGQFNYPWDVAVNSEGKILVSDTRNHRVQLFGPDGSFLNKYGFEGALWKHFDSPRGVAFNHEDHLVVTDFNNHRLLVIRPDCQSARFLGSEGTGNGQFLRPQGVVVDQENRIIVADSRNHRVQVFEPNGNFLCKFGTQGSGFGQMDRPSGVGVAPDGVIVVVDFGNNRILKF, translated from the exons ATGGCTTCCTTTCCCGACTCGGACCTGCAGACGTGCCCGCTCTGTAAAGAGCTCTGCGGCTCCAACGCTCCAAtttcctccaactcctccacctcctcctcttcctcccacacctcttcctcttcctccatcacctccaggcGGTTGCtagtcctcccctgcctccacgccTTCTGCAGACAGTGTCTGGAGGGCCAAAGAAGCCCTGGAGACCCCCTGAAGCTCCGATGCCCCACCTGCAACCAGAAAGTGTCCATCTCTGAGGCCGGCATggactctctgccctcctccaacTTCTTGTTCAGCAACTTGCTGGACGTGGTGGTGAGCTCCGAGGAGCAGCTCCACAACAAGAACGGCCACCACAGGGGAGTGATCGGAAGTGGCGTCCCGGGCTTCCACCACTCCCACGGGAGCCTGCTGAGGCCCCACTGCCTGGGGAACCCCCAGTGCAGCTCCTGTGACGAGGAGAACCCCGCCAGCTCCCACTGCCTGGACTGCCAAGAGTACCTGTGCGACAACTGCGTGAGGGCCCACCAGAGGGTCCGGCTGACCAAGGACCACTTCATCGAGCTCCTGGGAGACGGCCTCCACCTCGGGCCCCCGACCAACGCCAGCCCTAACCAGGGAGTGTCCCTGGCACAGTCCCTCCAGTCCAACTTCGCCCTGCTTTCCCTCTTCCAGGACCGTATGAGCTTCTGCCAGCACCATGACAACGAG gtgttcCTGTTCTTCTGTGAGACCTGCTCGGTGCCCATCTGTAGAGAGTGCAGCGTGGGCCGCCACATCGGCCACAGCTTCGTGTACCTCCAGGACGCCGTCCAGGACTCCAGGACCATCACCATCCAACTGCTGGCTGACGCACAGCAGGGGCGCCAggctgtgcag CTGAGTATGGAGAAGGCCCAGGCCATGGCAGAGCAGGTGGAGATCAAAGCCAAAGTGGTTCAGACGGAAGTGAAGGCAATCGTACTGAGGCACAAGAaagccctggaggagagagaatgtgaacTACTGTGGAAG GTGGAGAAGATCCGCCAGTTGAAGGCCAAGTCCCTGTACCTGCAGGTGGAGAAGCTGCACCAGAACCTGACCAAGCTGGACAGCACCATCGCGGCCGTGGGACAGGTGCTGGACGAGGGCCGGCAGCTGGACGTGCTGCTGGCCCGCGAGCGCATGCTCACCCAGATCCAGGAGCTCAAGTCGCTCCGGGGCCTTCTGCAGCCGCAGGAGGACGACCGCTTCATGTTCACGCCCCCGGACCAG gctCTGTACATAGCCATCCAGTCCATGGGCCTGATCAGCAGTGGTGCCTTCGCTCCCGTCACAAAGGCACACGGCGAGGGCCTCAAAAGCGCCCTGCGCAGCAAGCCCGCCTCCTTCACCGTGAACGGCTACGACCACGACGGTGAGCCGCGCCTGTCGGGAGGAGACGCCGTGTCGGCGGTCGTCATGGCGACGTCCGGCGGGACCCTGTCGGCGGCCGAGGTGACTGACCACCAGAACGGTTCGTACACCATCAGCTACCTGCCCAAGAGCGAGGGTGAACACCTGGTGTCGGTGCTGGTATGCAACCAACACATCCAGGGCAGCCCCTTCAAGGTGATGGTTAAGTCTGGCAGAAGCTACGGTGCCCTGGGGGCAATGGTGTCTGCGTTTGGGGGCGAGGGGGAAGGAGACGGGCAGCTGTGCCGACCCTGGGGCATCAGCGTGGACAAGGAGGGCTACGTGGTCGTGGCTGACCGCAGCAACAACCGCATACAG ATCTTCAAACCCTGCGGTGCCTACCATCACAAGTTTGGCTCTCTAGGTTCTAGGCCTGGTCAGTTTGACCGGCCAGCGGGCGTGGCATGTGACAGCCAGCGACGCATCATCGTAGCTGACAAGGACAATCACCGTGTGCAG GTGTTCACATTTGAGGGTCAGTACCTGCTCAAGTTTGGGGAGAAGGGCACCAAAAATGGCCAATTTAATTACCCCTGGGATGTCGCAGTCAATTCCGAGGGAAAGATCCTGGTGTCGGACACAAGGAACCACCGCGTGCAGCTCTTCGGCCCTGACGGCTCCTTCCTCAACAAATACGGCTTTGAGGGAGCCCTCTGGAAACACTTTGATTCCCCCAGGGGCGTGGCCTTCAACCATGaggaccacctggtggtgacggACTTCAACAACCATCGTCTCCTGGTTATCCGCCCTGACTGCCAGTCCGCCCGTTTCCTGGGCTCCGAGGGCACGGGGAATGGGCAGTTCCTCCGCCCCCAGGGTGTGGTAGTGGACCAGGAGAATCGCATCATCGTGGCCGACTCCCGCAACCACCGCGTCCAGGTGTTCGAGCCCAATGGGAACTTCTTATGCAAATTCGGCACGCAAGGCAGTGGCTTTGGACAGATGGACCGTCCATCTGGCGTTGGCGTGGCACCCGACGGAGTCATTGTGGTTGTCGACTTTGGGAACAACCGCATCCTTAAGTTCTGA